The genomic interval TGAGGCTCGGGACTGAAACTCAGAAGCTTCCTCCCCGCCCCTAAGCGCACTGTATATATCTGTGTTAAAACATTTATCACGGTGTATTGTATTCAAATTATAAGGTGTGGCACCCCCTGGAAGAGAAGCTTAGAGCGCAAATGCTGAATTTCCCTTCGTTATTTTAGAGGCTTTGCCCAGGAACGAGATCGGCCCTCTCCTAACCCGTCTCTCTCAGAGATTTCCCACACGCAGAGATTTCTGGCCGCGGGCTCCTCCGCACCCACCTCGCCCTGGGGCCCGGCTCCGCCCCTACCCCAACAGTTACGTCCTATCCTTGCAGGAACTAGAATGATTGATGAGTATGTTCTCCAATCATAATGCTAAATGGCCAGATAATTACCAATAAGGTGGCAGCAGAGGCGGGTTGGGAGGTAGGGTGGGAAGGGGTGACCAGGAAGTGAGAGCAGAGACTGAGGAGGACAGGTCGAGTTCAGACGCTGGTGTGAAGGTGACGGATTGTCTGGATCCCCCAAATTCCTTTTTCCTGTTCCCGGGTCAAGGGTCCCTTCGCAGCGGGGAGGTCCATTTGCCCTCTTTAATGGGCAAGGGGGTGTGTCTGCATTTATAAGCGTTTGAGGATCTTTCCTGAGCCACTTTCCTGGTTTCGCCTACATTTCCCTGCTTTGGGCTCGAGGAGGGTCATTCTCTCAGCCTGAGATAGGGGCATTGTCCCCTGTCCCCCTCCTCGGGGTTAGTAAAGTTGTTTAAAATCCTTCCTTAATTTGTGGGTGGTTAAAGTCACGGACTCAGTCATAGAAAAGAAGGTGAGTGATGAGGACAGCGAGATTCGCGTACTCTGCCTGCCCCTATCTTCTGGAGTTAAAAACCTCCAGCTGCGACCAGAGGTAGCGGAGGGTGGAGCAGCTCTGGGAATTTACGTTCCTGTGCTTAGGGAATTAGGAATAAAATAGGTATTGTGGGCGAAAGAACGGGTGGAAAGAAACACGTACTATGTGTATGTCGTGGTAGTTGTTAAGCCTACTGTAGGGCTGGAGGCGTTGGAGTGGAGCTCGGTCCCCGCTCACCTCTGGGCCAtcaactattttatttaatttctttctcctcaGGCTGGAGGAAACACTTGACGATGTGGAACCCCAATTCCGGTGGGTGTTTGGGGTAATCCCTTCTCTCACCCCAACCCCTCTTTACATGGGCCTAACAACAGGAAGTTTCTGTGTTTTTCCTCCACCCCTCATCAGCAAAACAAGCCCTTAGATCATAACTGACCCATGCCCTCATCTGTCCTTAAAGTTCACAGTctcacttgaccaggcagtggcacagtggatagtggatagagcctcggactgggatgtggaggacccaggttcgagaccccgaggtcgccagcttgagcgcgggctcaactggtttgagcaaggctcaccagcttgagcctaaagtcgctggcttgagcaaggggtcagtcacttggtctgctatagctgcccccccccgcccccccccgccccccccgcccccccccccccgccccggtcaaggcatatatgagaaatcaatcaatgaacaactaaggagccgcaacgaagaattgatgtttcttatttctctcccttcctgtctgtctgtccctatccgtccctctctgactctgtctctaccacacacacacatacacacacacacacacacacacacacacacacacacacacacacacacacaaagttcacagtctccctctctctccaagcCTGAGGAGGATGTGACCTTTTCTCCCTCCTGTGTGAGTTTGTTTCCCATATCCTCCATTCTCCTTCCTCACTTTTCCATTTCCCTGTAAGTACTGAGTGAGAAACTGAATCCCCctctttttgttatttgttgtCAGAGGCTCTGGGCAATTCTAATCTTAATTTATTCTTTGCTTCTTTCACCAGGGCAACCAGGGCCAAATCCCTATCCTCCTAATGTTGGGTACCCTGGAGGTTCGAATCCTGCCCATCCACCACCTGTGAATCCTGCCTTTCCTCCAGGCCCCATTCCCACTCCCCCAGGAGCTCCCCAGGGGAATCCAGCTTTCCCCCCAGTTGGGTCCCCTTATCCTGTGCCACAACCAGTGTATCCAGGATGCCAACCATCAGGTCCCTATCCCCCTCCATACCCAGCACCTGCCCCTGGCATGCCTCCTGTGAATCCCTTGGCTCCTGGCATGGTAGGAC from Saccopteryx leptura isolate mSacLep1 chromosome 2, mSacLep1_pri_phased_curated, whole genome shotgun sequence carries:
- the PRR13 gene encoding proline-rich protein 13 isoform X1 yields the protein MWNPNSGQPGPNPYPPNVGYPGGSNPAHPPPVNPAFPPGPIPTPPGAPQGNPAFPPVGSPYPVPQPVYPGCQPSGPYPPPYPAPAPGMPPVNPLAPGMVGPGMVMDKKMQKKMKKAHKKVHNHHRHGKHSSSSSSSSSSSDSD